One Bosea sp. 124 genomic window, TCGATGCGCTGAACGAGCGCATCTACGGAAGCGTCAACAACGGTGTCTACAAGGCCGGCTTCGCGACGACGCAGGCAGCCTATGAGGAGGCGGTCACCCCGCTTTTCGAGACGCTGGACTGGCTGGAGGAACGGCTGGAGACCCGGCGCTTCCTCACCGGGGACACCATCACCGAGGCCGACTGGCGGCTCTTCACCACCTTGATCCGGTTCGATGCGGTCTATGTCGGCCACTTCAAGTGCAACATCCGTCGCATCGCGGACTATCCCCGCCTGGTCGCCTATCTGCGGGCGCTGCTGGCCATCGAGGGCGTCGCGGCGACCGTCGATCTCGGGCACATCAAGCGGCATTATTACGAGAGCCACCGCACCATCAATCCGAGCGGCATCGTGCCTGCAGGGCCGGATCTTGCCGGGTTGCTCGGCGGCTGAATGAAGAACGTCATTCTCGGGCGGAGCGTAGCGCAGACCCGAGAATCTCCTGCAAGAGATGCTCGAGGCAAGTCCGAGCATGACGTCATCTACGCCTTTTTCCGCCGCGCGGCGGGGCGTTTCTTGCGGCCGTAGAGTTCGAGCCGGTGGCGGACGAGTTCGTAGCCGAGCTCAGCGGCGATGCGGCGCTGCAATTCCTCGATCGCGTCCGATGAGAACTCGATCACCTGACCGCTCTCGATATCGATCAGATGGTCGTGATGCTCCTGGTCGGCATGCTCGTAACGCGAGACACCATCCTCGAAGGCATGGCGTTCGATCGCGCCTTGCGTCTCCAGCACCTTCATGGTGCGATAGACCGTGGAGAGCGAGAGCGTCGGATCATGCGCGAAGGCGCGGGTGAAGATCCCCTTGGCGTCGGGATGGTCGTCGGCTTCCGCCAGCACGCGCAGGATCAGCCGGCGCTGCTGCGTCATCCGCAACCCGGCACCCCTGAGCTGGCCCTCGAAATCGGCCACGCGGCGTTCGACTCCCGTCATGACGCCGGCATAGCAACTCTGCGTCGCATGCGCAAAAATCCTTATTGCAAATCACTCGCAACTGCATTGACAGATGCAAGTGCGTTGCAATAGCGTGATGGCATGGTTGGACATCCGACAGGAGACGGCATGCGTTCGCGTCGATCTTTCATGGCTCTGGGGGCCGTCGTGCTGCTGGGCGGCGGATTTGCACTCGGCTCCGGGGCCGTGCAGGCACAGGAGAAGAAGCTGCGCGTCGTCACGACATTCACGGTGATCCAAGATATCGCGCAGAATGTCGCGGGAGACGCTGCCGTGGTCGAATCGATCACCAAGCCCGGCGCTGAAATCCATGATTACCAGCCGACGCCGCTCGACGTGGTGAAGGCGCAGTCGGCCGATCTGGTGCTCTGGAACGGCATGAACCTCGAACGCTGGTTCGAGCGCTTCTTCGAGAATGTGAAGAGCGTGAAGAGCACGGTCGTGACCGAGGGCATCGAGCCGATGGGGATCAAGGAGGGCCCCTATGAGGGCAAGCCCAACCCGCATGCCTGGATGTCGACCAAGAACGCGTTGATCTATGTCGAAAACATCCGCAAGGCGATGGCTGAGGCCGATCCGGCCAAGGCGGAGATCTATGCCCGCAATGCGCAGGCGTATTCCGACAGGATCAAGGCGGTCGATGCGCCCCTGCGCGCGCGGCTCGACAAGGTGCCGGCCGACAAGCGCTGGCTGGTTTCGAGCGAAGGCGCGTTCAGCTATCTCGCCCGCGACTATGGCTGGCGCGAGGCCTATCTCTGGCCGATCAATGCCGACCAGCAGGGCACGCCGCAGCAGGTGCGGCGGCTGATCGACCTCGTCCGCAAGAACAAGATCCCGGCCCTGTTCAGCGAAAGCACGATCTCGGACAAGGCGGCCAAACAGGTCGCGCGCGAGACCGGCGCCCGCTATGGCGGCGTGCTCTATGTCGATTCGCTCTCGGCCGGGGACGGGCCGGTGCCGACCTATCTGAAGCTGCTCGAAGTCACCGTCGACACCATCGCCAAGGGTTTCGGCCAGTGAATGCTCCTGCGACCGGCCTTCCCGACGTGACGCCCTCGATTGCGGTCGAGAGCGTCACGGTGCGCTACGGCAACGGCGTGACGGCGGTGAACGATGCCTCCTTCGCGCTTGGCGCCGGCACGATCTGCGCGCTCGTCGGCATCAACGGCTCCGGCAAGTCGACACTGTTCAAGACGCTGATGGGCTTTCTGAAGCCGGCGCGGGGTTCGGTCTCGATCGCCGGCCTGCCGGTGCGCCAGGCCCTGAAGCGCGGGCTCGTCGCCTATGTGCCGCAGGCCGAGGAGGTCGACTGGACCTTTCCGGTCCTGGTCGAGGACGTCGTGATGATGGGCCGCTATGGCCATATGGGCTTCCTGCGCATCGCGGGCCAGGCGGATCGCGCTGCCGTCGACCAGGCGCTGGGCCGCGTCAACATGCTGGAGTTCCGCAAGCGCCAGATCGGCGAATTGTCGGGCGGGCAGCGCAAGCGTGTCTTCCTGGCGCGGGCGCTGGCGCAGGGCGGGCAGGTCATCCTGCTCGACGAGCCCTTCACCGGCGTCGACGTCAAGACCGAGGACGCGATCGTCGCGCTGATGCGCGAGCTCAGGGCCGAGGGGCGGCTGATGCTGGTCTCGACGCATAATCTCGGTTCGATCCCTGATTTCTGCGACCAGGTCGTGATCATCAACCGCACCGTGCTGGCGGCGGGGCCGACCGCAACCACCTTCACCCATGACAATCTGCAGCGCGCCTTCGGTGGTGCGCTCCGGCATTTCCGCCTGGGCGGCGCCGATCTGCACGACGACGCGGATGAGCGCCGCGTCACCGTCATCACCGATGACGAGCGCCCGCTCGTGCTCTACGGCAAGCACGACAGCGAGACGCTGGCCGGCAGCAAGGCGAATGGCGGGGCGGTGGATAGCGGGAAACCGGATCGCGCGAAGGACCCCGCGCCATGATGGAATTGCTGCTGGAACCGTTCGGCTATCAATACATGGTCCGGGCGATCTGGGTCTCGGCGCTGGTCGGCGGGGTCTGCGCCTTCCTGTCCTGCTTCCTGATGCTGAAGGGCTGGTCGCTGATGGGCGATGCGCTGGCGCATGCGATCGTGCCCGGCGTCGCGCTGGCCTATCTGCTCAAGGTGCCCTATGCGGCCGGCGCCTTCTTCTCCGGGCTTTTGGCGGCGCTCGCCATGGCGCTGGTCAGGGTGCGCACGCAGCTGCGCGAGGACGCGGTCATCGGCATCGTCTTCACCACCTTCTTCGCAACCGGGCTGCTGATCGTCTCGATCAACCCGACCTCGGTCAACGTCCAGTCGATCGTGCTCGGCAATATCCTCGGCATCTCCGACGAGGACGTCGTCCAGGTCGCGATCATCGCCGCGGTCTCGCTCGTCGTGCTGGTGGCGCGCTGGCGCGACCTGATGCTGGTCTTCTTCGACGAGAACCAGGCGCGGGCCGTCGGCCTCTCGCCGACCTGCATGAAAGCCCTGTTCTTCGCCCTGCTCAGCGCCTGTACGGTCGCGGCATTGCAGACGGTCGGGGCCGTGCTGGTGATTGCCATGGTGATCACGCCCGGTGCCACCGCCTATCTGCTCAGCGACCGTTTCGGCCGGCTGATCTGGATCGCGGTATTGCTCGGGGTCATCACCAGCGCGGCCGGCGCCTATGCCAGCTATTTCCTCGACGGCTCGACCGGCGGGCTGATCGTGGTGTTCCAGACCATCCTGTTCCTGCTCGCCTTCGTCTTCGCGCCCAAGCATGGCCGGTTGGCGGCCGCGCGCGCGGCACGGGCCGTGTCGGAGACGGCCCCATGAGCCTCGTCGAAACCTGGCTCATTGCCCCGCTGGCGCATGAATTCATGCAGCGCGGGCTGGTCGTTGCCGTGCTGGTCGGCATCGTCTGCGCGGTCCTGTCCTGCTTCCTGATCCTCAAGGGCTGGTCGCTGATGGGGGACGCCGTCTCGCATGCGGTGCTGCCGGGCATCGTGCTGGCGCAGGTCGCGGGGCTGCCGCTGGCGGCCGGCGCCTTCGTCGCGGGCCTCGGCTGCGCGCTCGGCATCGGCTACCTCAAGGAGAACAGCCGGGTGAAGGAGGACACGGTGATGGGCATCGTCTTCTCCGGCATGTTCGCGCTCGGCCTCGTCATGTTCGTCAAGGTCGACAGCGACCAGCATCTGCTGCACGTCCTGTTCGGCAACATGCTCGGCGTGCGCTGGGAGGACATCGCCGAGACGGCGGCGATCGCGGTACCGACGATCGCGATCATGCTGGCGAAGCGGCGCGACTTCCTGCTGCTCGCCTTCGACCCGGCCCATGCGCGGGCGATCGGGCTGCCGGTGCGTTTGCTGAACTTTGGCCTGCTGATGCTGCTGGCTTTGACCATCGTGGCGGCACTGAAGGCGGTGGGCATTATCCTCGTCGTCGCCATGTTGATCGCGCCCGGCGCCATCGGTTTCCTGACGACGCGGCGTTTTGATGCGATGCTCGCGGTCGCGGTTGGCGTGGCGACGCTGTCGAGCGTGCTGGGCACGATCCTGAGCTTCCATCTCGACGGGGCGACCGGGCCCTGCATCGTCGTGGTCCAGGCGGTGTTCTTCCTTGCGGCGCTGGGGTTCAACCTGCGCCGTTCCGCCCGGCGGGCGGCGGCTGCCTGATCAGGCAGCCTCCAGGTCGGCCCCGTCGCTGTTCGTATCGTCCTGCGCTCGCGTGACGGTGACAGTCTGCGCCAGGCACTGGCAGTTGAACTGGCTGGTGAGGAAGGCGATGTCGGCGGCGTCACGGCCGCTGGCGATCCGGACCATGCCCTCGATGGGGGCCAGCCGCGTCGGATCGACGAGCCACCAGCGCCCATCGAGATAGACCTCGAAGATGGCGTGGAAATCCGGCGGGTCGAGATCGAGCGCATAGGCGCTGACGGCCCGCGCCGGGATGTTGAGCGCCCGCGTCAGCGCGATGCCGAGATGGCTGAAGTCACGGCAGACGCCGGCGCGGTCGATGAAGGTCTGCTCGGCCGTGGTCTGGGCGTGGCTGACGCCGTGGACATAGTCGAGATGCTCATGGAGCCAGTCGAGGACGGCGAGAATGCGCGCTCCGCCGCCCTCGATCGCGCGGAATTCACGCTGGGCAAAGCGCATGAACTCGTCCGAGGGCGAGAACCGGCTCGGCAGCAGATAGGGCAGCACGTCCTGCGGCAGCTCCGACCAGTCGTGCTGGCGCGCCTGCGGCCCGAGCGGGACGCGCTCGCCATTGTCGACGAGCGCCCGGTAGCTGATCTCGACCTGGCCCGAGAGAGCGGTCCGGAAACGGCGCTCGCCGGTGACGGGGTCCTGGTCGCGGACGAGGACGGCGTCGGGCGAGATCACCAGGCTTTCCGAGATGATCGTCTGATCGGCCGAGCGCGCCGCCTCGATCGCGGCGATGACCTGCGTCGCGCTGTCGAAGCCATAGGTCAGCGTCGCCGACAGGTTGAGTTTCATGGTCGCCCCCGGGTGCATCGCAACATGGAAGTCCGGGCAACGCCATTGCGGTGCGGAAGTTCCGGCTGCGAGCTATGCCGCCTGTGCGGCGATCCCGATCTCCGGCGCGATACCGGCGAGGATGTCGAACGACCGTTTCCGCGCCTCATGGTCGAAGATCGGCGCGGTCGCCATGATCTCGTCGGCTTGTGTCGCGGCGATGAACGCGCCCAGATTGCGCTTCAGCGTCTCCGGCGAGCCGATGAAGGCGTAGCGCAGCATCGAGGAGACATGGGCCTTCTCGGCCGGCGACCAGTAGGTCTCGATGTCGTCGAGCGGCGGCTGCAGCTTGCCGCGCGCACCGCGCACCATGCCGACGAAGCGCTGCTGCAGCGAGGTCGCGAGATGGCGCGCCTCGGCGTCGGTCTCGGCTGCGATGACGTTGATGCCGGGCATGGCATAGGGCCTGTCGAGCTGCTCCGAGGGCTTGAAGCGCTCGCGATAGACCGACAGCGCCTGCATCAGCGCATCGGGCGCGAAATGCGAGGCGAAGGCATAGGGCAGCCCGAGTTCGGCGGCGAGCTGCGCGCCGAACAGGCTGGAGCCGAGAATCCAGAGCGGCACGTTCAGCCCGGCGCCGGGCACGGCCTGGATCGCCTGGTTCGGCCCGGCCGGAGCGAAGAAGGCCTGCACCTCGAGGACATCCTGCGGGAAGGAATCCGCCGACATCGGGTTGCGCCTGAGTGCGCGCATGGTGAGCTGGTCGGTTCCCGGCGCGCGACCGAGGCCGAGATCGATGCGGCCGGGGAACAGGGCTTCGAGCGTGCCGAACTGCTCGGCGATGACCAGCGGGGCGTGGTTCGGCAGCATGATCCCGCCGGCGCCGATCCGCATCGTCTTCGTCGCGGCGGCGAGCTGGCCGATCACCACGGCGGTCGCGGCGCTGGCGATGCCAGTCATGTTGTGATGCTCGGCCACCCAATAGCGCTTGTAGCCGAGAGCCTCGGCGTGGCGGGCGAGATCGATCGAGGCGCGGAGCGCATCGCCCGGCTCCTGTCCTTCACGGACGGGGACGAGGTCGAGAACGGAGATGGCGACCATGGGGGCCTCTGCTTGGGCCCGTTGGCGGAGCCGGTGGAGTCTGCCTCTAGATGGGGAGGCGGGCGCCGCCGGTCCAGAGGCGGCGCCGGCCCGTCATGGCGCGTCTGCGCCGGCGTTCTGGCCGGGCGGCGAGGAGGCTGGTCGTTCGCCGGCCAGCGCGGCGCAGAGCGTCGGTGCGATCCGGCGATAGGCGCGCTCGTAATCGGCGAGATGCAGGCCATCGATCAGGGCATCGTCGTCAGCAAAGGTGCCGGCGACACGGCAGGAGGCGTTGCTAAGGCAGGAGGTTTCGGCTGCTGACCCGATGCCGGCGATGGCTTCCGCCGAGAAGTCGACGACCTGCCGGGTGTCCATGCGCGGCAGGCCGGTCACGATGACGAGGTCCGTCCTGTGCGACAGCCGCTTCAAAAGCGAGCGGAAGGTGTGGCGGAAGCGGGCTGAGGCCTCGGGCGGATCGCGGAAACGCTTGCGATTGGCGTCATTGGTGCCGACCGTCAGGATGATCGCGCGGGGAGGGCGCGGCAAGGCGAGCTCGGCCAGGATGTCGTCGGTGTCGCGCGTGGTCGCGCCATGGATGCCGGCATTGACCAGCGGCAGGCCGCAGAGTTCGCGGGCGCGCCAGCGTGCGACATGGGAATCGCCCGCCGCCAGCAAATAGTCGCCCTCGACCCGTCGAAGGTCGGTCGTGATCTGCGCGAGGCGCTGGTCGCGATAAGAGGATGGCGGAGCCGAGACGCGGCCGATCGCGAAGCCAGCCAGCGAGCCGAAGATCAGGGCGAGCGGAAGGATCACGATGATCGTCGCCAGCAGGCGAGGCGCGAAGACGGCTGTGGCTGGCGGCGGGGCGAGCGGGGGCGCGGGGAACCGTCCCGTCATGGCCGGCCTCCAGGAACGGCCGCCGGGCAAGCGGTCCTGGCGGAGGAGGGCGGCAGCGGCCGGCCGGTGACGGGATCGCGATAGCCGCCATGCCGGCAGATCGCGCCGTCGCGCGGTGTGAGGCCGTCCTGCCTCAGCAAAGCGGGGAGGGCCCAGAGCCAGAGACCGACCGCGCCGAGCAGGGCGATGCCGGCGCAGACCCGCATGAGTGTGCAGCGAAGGCGCGATGCGGCCGGGGCCGCAGGGAGGGAAAGCTCGATCATGACGACAACGAGGCGCGGCGGTCCGGCTGGTTCTGTGGCCGTCTCTTTTCCGGATGACGTCTGGCGGCGCGCTTCTGGTATCGTTGCTTTTCCGCACCCGGTGCGGGAAACGATTGGAAACATTTCCGGCCACGACCTTGCCGCGGGTCGTGGCTAGAGCATGCTCCAACGATGTGATGGAGCGCAAATTCCGTCCGTTCGGCCGGTTGCGGTCGAAGGGGCGGGCGCCAGAGCCAGCCGATGACAAGAACCCCGCATATCCTCATCGTCGAGGACGATCGCGAGATCGCGACGCTGGTGTCGCGCTTCCTGCGCAACAATGATTTTCGCGTCAGAGCGGTCGCGAACGGGCGCGAGATGGATGTCGCACTCCGGGACGGACGCTTCGACCTGATCGTGCTCGACCTGATGCTGCCGGGCGAGGATGGGCTGAGCCTGTGCCGCAGGCTGCGCAATGACGGCGCGATGCCGATCATCATGCTCACCGCCAAGGGCGAGGAGATCGACCGCATCCTCGGGCTGGAGATGGGAGCCGACGACTATCTGGTGAAGCCCTTCAACCCGCGCGAGCTGCTCGCGCGCATCCGCGCCGTGCTGCGGCGGGCCGGCGGCACGCCTGCGCCGGAGGTCGGCGAAAGCTCGATGCTCGCCTTCGCCGGCTGGCAGCTCGACAAGGCCGTGCGCCGGCTCCTCAACCCGGCCGGGGAACGCGTCGCACTGACCGGGGCCGAGCTCGATCTCCTGCTCGCCTTCTGCGAGCGTCCGCGCCGCGTCCTGTCGCGGGACCAGCTCCTCGACCTGACGCAGGGCCGGGCAGCGGCGCCGTTCGAGCGCTCGATCGACGTGCTCGTCAGCCGCCTGCGCCAGAAGATGGAGCGCAATCCGCGCGAGCCCGAGCTGATCCAGACCATCCGCTCCGGCGGCTACATGTTCTCGCCGGAGATTCAGTCCTCGCCGGAGAATCCGGGCGGATGAAACGGCTCCTGCTGCGCCTGCTGCCCGCGCGGGCCGCCGCGCAGATCACGGTCATCGCCATCGGCTCGCTGGTGCTTGCCAATCTGGTGACGATCGCGGCGCTGGTGGTGCTGCTGCCGCCGGAACTCAAGCGCATTCCGAACCTGCCCTATGTGACACAGCTCGTTTCGATCGGTCAGATGGTCGTGGCTGCGCCGACACCGGAAGCCAAGGCCGCGATCATCGAGACGGCGCTGGTGGCACATCCGAAGTTGGCGCCTCTGCCTGCCGGTGCCAGGGCGACCACGGGCAGGCTGCCTCCGCCGGATGAACAGATGCTCGACAGCGTCACGGAGATGCTGGGCGGCGCGGCCGAGGTGCTGGTGCTCGACAAGCCCGAGGGCCAGCGCGGACCGGCACCCGTCGGTCTGCGCTTCCGCGACGGGACCGGCCTGGTGATGTCGCCCGATCCGATGATGCGGCCACCGCGTGCCTCCGCCTTCATCGGCTATCTCGTGGTGATGCTTGCCTTGCTGGCTTTTCTCGTCGGGCTGCTGTCGCTCTGGGCGGCGCGCGCGGTGGCCTCGCCGCTGTCGCGCCTGGCTGCGGCGGTCGACCGCTTCGACCCCGACCGCGACGACATCGCCGCCGCCGAACAGGGGCCGAGCGAGGTCAAGCGGCTCGCCCGCGCCTTCGGGGGGATGGCTGCACGCATCCGGCGGCTGGTCGACGACCGCACCCGGATGCTGGCAGCCGTCAGCCATGACCTGCGCACGCCGATCACCCGGCTGCGGCTGCGGGCCGACGAGATCGCCGACGACAAGCAGCGCCGTGCGATCCTCGCCGATCTCGCCCTGATGGAGCGGATGGTCGGTGGAGCCCTGTCCTATCTGCGCGAGGGGCGTGCGTCGGGCAGCATGGCGGCGACCGACATTCCGGCGCTGCTCCAGACGATCTGCGACGATTTCGCCGATCTCGGCCACATCGTCGTCTTCGAGGGACCGATGCGGGCCTCGGCGCTGTGCGATTCCGACCAGATGACGCGCGCCGTCACCAACCTCGTCGATAATGCGATCAAGTTCGGCGGCAAGGTCGTGGTCAGGCTCGACGACAGCGAGCCGGATGCGGTCATCGTCCTCGTCGAGGATGATGGGCCGGG contains:
- a CDS encoding Fur family transcriptional regulator — translated: MTGVERRVADFEGQLRGAGLRMTQQRRLILRVLAEADDHPDAKGIFTRAFAHDPTLSLSTVYRTMKVLETQGAIERHAFEDGVSRYEHADQEHHDHLIDIESGQVIEFSSDAIEELQRRIAAELGYELVRHRLELYGRKKRPAARRKKA
- a CDS encoding manganese/iron ABC transporter ATP-binding protein, coding for MNAPATGLPDVTPSIAVESVTVRYGNGVTAVNDASFALGAGTICALVGINGSGKSTLFKTLMGFLKPARGSVSIAGLPVRQALKRGLVAYVPQAEEVDWTFPVLVEDVVMMGRYGHMGFLRIAGQADRAAVDQALGRVNMLEFRKRQIGELSGGQRKRVFLARALAQGGQVILLDEPFTGVDVKTEDAIVALMRELRAEGRLMLVSTHNLGSIPDFCDQVVIINRTVLAAGPTATTFTHDNLQRAFGGALRHFRLGGADLHDDADERRVTVITDDERPLVLYGKHDSETLAGSKANGGAVDSGKPDRAKDPAP
- a CDS encoding metal ABC transporter permease yields the protein MMELLLEPFGYQYMVRAIWVSALVGGVCAFLSCFLMLKGWSLMGDALAHAIVPGVALAYLLKVPYAAGAFFSGLLAALAMALVRVRTQLREDAVIGIVFTTFFATGLLIVSINPTSVNVQSIVLGNILGISDEDVVQVAIIAAVSLVVLVARWRDLMLVFFDENQARAVGLSPTCMKALFFALLSACTVAALQTVGAVLVIAMVITPGATAYLLSDRFGRLIWIAVLLGVITSAAGAYASYFLDGSTGGLIVVFQTILFLLAFVFAPKHGRLAAARAARAVSETAP
- a CDS encoding metal ABC transporter permease — encoded protein: MSLVETWLIAPLAHEFMQRGLVVAVLVGIVCAVLSCFLILKGWSLMGDAVSHAVLPGIVLAQVAGLPLAAGAFVAGLGCALGIGYLKENSRVKEDTVMGIVFSGMFALGLVMFVKVDSDQHLLHVLFGNMLGVRWEDIAETAAIAVPTIAIMLAKRRDFLLLAFDPAHARAIGLPVRLLNFGLLMLLALTIVAALKAVGIILVVAMLIAPGAIGFLTTRRFDAMLAVAVGVATLSSVLGTILSFHLDGATGPCIVVVQAVFFLAALGFNLRRSARRAAAA
- a CDS encoding transglutaminase family protein, giving the protein MKLNLSATLTYGFDSATQVIAAIEAARSADQTIISESLVISPDAVLVRDQDPVTGERRFRTALSGQVEISYRALVDNGERVPLGPQARQHDWSELPQDVLPYLLPSRFSPSDEFMRFAQREFRAIEGGGARILAVLDWLHEHLDYVHGVSHAQTTAEQTFIDRAGVCRDFSHLGIALTRALNIPARAVSAYALDLDPPDFHAIFEVYLDGRWWLVDPTRLAPIEGMVRIASGRDAADIAFLTSQFNCQCLAQTVTVTRAQDDTNSDGADLEAA
- a CDS encoding LLM class flavin-dependent oxidoreductase, with product MVAISVLDLVPVREGQEPGDALRASIDLARHAEALGYKRYWVAEHHNMTGIASAATAVVIGQLAAATKTMRIGAGGIMLPNHAPLVIAEQFGTLEALFPGRIDLGLGRAPGTDQLTMRALRRNPMSADSFPQDVLEVQAFFAPAGPNQAIQAVPGAGLNVPLWILGSSLFGAQLAAELGLPYAFASHFAPDALMQALSVYRERFKPSEQLDRPYAMPGINVIAAETDAEARHLATSLQQRFVGMVRGARGKLQPPLDDIETYWSPAEKAHVSSMLRYAFIGSPETLKRNLGAFIAATQADEIMATAPIFDHEARKRSFDILAGIAPEIGIAAQAA
- a CDS encoding SGNH/GDSL hydrolase family protein — protein: MTGRFPAPPLAPPPATAVFAPRLLATIIVILPLALIFGSLAGFAIGRVSAPPSSYRDQRLAQITTDLRRVEGDYLLAAGDSHVARWRARELCGLPLVNAGIHGATTRDTDDILAELALPRPPRAIILTVGTNDANRKRFRDPPEASARFRHTFRSLLKRLSHRTDLVIVTGLPRMDTRQVVDFSAEAIAGIGSAAETSCLSNASCRVAGTFADDDALIDGLHLADYERAYRRIAPTLCAALAGERPASSPPGQNAGADAP
- a CDS encoding response regulator, which encodes MTRTPHILIVEDDREIATLVSRFLRNNDFRVRAVANGREMDVALRDGRFDLIVLDLMLPGEDGLSLCRRLRNDGAMPIIMLTAKGEEIDRILGLEMGADDYLVKPFNPRELLARIRAVLRRAGGTPAPEVGESSMLAFAGWQLDKAVRRLLNPAGERVALTGAELDLLLAFCERPRRVLSRDQLLDLTQGRAAAPFERSIDVLVSRLRQKMERNPREPELIQTIRSGGYMFSPEIQSSPENPGG
- a CDS encoding ATP-binding protein, giving the protein MKRLLLRLLPARAAAQITVIAIGSLVLANLVTIAALVVLLPPELKRIPNLPYVTQLVSIGQMVVAAPTPEAKAAIIETALVAHPKLAPLPAGARATTGRLPPPDEQMLDSVTEMLGGAAEVLVLDKPEGQRGPAPVGLRFRDGTGLVMSPDPMMRPPRASAFIGYLVVMLALLAFLVGLLSLWAARAVASPLSRLAAAVDRFDPDRDDIAAAEQGPSEVKRLARAFGGMAARIRRLVDDRTRMLAAVSHDLRTPITRLRLRADEIADDKQRRAILADLALMERMVGGALSYLREGRASGSMAATDIPALLQTICDDFADLGHIVVFEGPMRASALCDSDQMTRAVTNLVDNAIKFGGKVVVRLDDSEPDAVIVLVEDDGPGIAPDEREKVFEPFYRSDLARTLKQGSGFGLGLAIVRAIAEAHRGELTLAERQGGGLSARIAWPRRL